One part of the Thermodesulfobacteriota bacterium genome encodes these proteins:
- the rpmE gene encoding 50S ribosomal protein L31, which produces MKAGIHPEYKDVNVSCSCGTTFKTKSTRFEDFSVEVCADCHPFYTGKERAAEAKGRVERFKRKYKSN; this is translated from the coding sequence ATGAAAGCAGGAATTCATCCTGAATACAAAGATGTGAATGTTAGCTGCTCATGCGGTACAACATTTAAAACAAAATCTACTAGGTTTGAAGACTTTTCCGTTGAGGTTTGTGCCGACTGCCATCCTTTCTATACTGGAAAAGAAAGGGCAGCTGAGGCTAAAGGTAGAGTTGAAAGATTCAAAAGAAAATATAAATCAAATTAG